The following coding sequences lie in one Ostrea edulis chromosome 8, xbOstEdul1.1, whole genome shotgun sequence genomic window:
- the LOC130049047 gene encoding uncharacterized protein LOC130049047: MILFIIFILFLSSVAGVESEGEKVELSMLLRRISDLEERLHKQERVNEEQNTIIKTLLLEKTETDTAQETEIVTSIQTEQNEGSQWDNGDLENNPISGEGARGVNVGIKSQTVATIQSLVKDLKETSRKIQRGVVAGDVAFYSYLSHHETNPGHHQTIIFDHVVINVGGNYNHHSGIFNSPGNGVYTFSWTLYCTDGGYFTTELVVNSNPVGGAYCDAQGANYIRHTLGVVVVEINPGDIVYVRTSPTDNMAGYIFSNLSARTTFSGWKLF; encoded by the exons ATGatacttttcattatttttattttgtttctttcatCTGTCGCCGGAGTGGAAAGTGAAGGAGAAAAAGTTGAACTGTCTATGTTACTAAGAAGAATTAGTGATTTAGAAGAGAGGCTTCACAAACAGGAAAGAGTAAATGAAGAACAAAATACCATCATTAAGACTTTGCTCCTGGAGAAGACAGAGACAGACACAGCCCAAGAGACTGAGATTGTCACGTCGATTCAAACGGAGCAAAATGAGGGCAGTCAGTGGGACAATGGTGATCTAGAAAACAACCCAATTTCAGGGGAAGGTGCGCGAGGGGTAAATGTCGGAATTAAATCGCAAACTGTAGCTACTATTCAAAGTTTAGTCAAAGATTTAAAGGAAACTTCAAGGAAAATCCAGAGAGGTGTTGTTGCAG gaGATGTAGCATTTTACTCTTACTTGTCACACCATGAAACAAATCCTGGTCACCATCAAACAATAATATTTGACCATGTTGTTATAAACGTTGGCGGAAACTACAATCACCACTCCGGTATTTTCAACTCACCAGGAAATGGAGTGTACACTTTTTCGTGGACATTATACTGTACTGATGGAGGGTATTTCACCACAGAACTGGTCGTTAATTCTAATCCTGTGGGAGGCGCGTACTGTGATGCACAGGGTGCTAATTACATAAGACATACATTGGGTGTAGTCGTTGTCGAGATCAACCCGGGAGATATAGTATACGTTCGTACTTCCCCAACAGACAATATGGCGGGATATATTTTTTCGAATCTTAGCGCCCGTACTACATTCAGTGGATGGAAACTGTTTTAA